A single genomic interval of Hevea brasiliensis isolate MT/VB/25A 57/8 chromosome 4, ASM3005281v1, whole genome shotgun sequence harbors:
- the LOC110642734 gene encoding probable aminotransferase TAT2 produces MIDRKRLPMENVKENGTMKNYEVETPKNITIKGILSLLMQSIDEKDDRSAISLGMGDPSTYSCFHTTPIAQQAVVDALQSDKFNGYSPTVGLPQTRRAIADYLSRDLPYKLSSDDVFITSGCTQAIDVALAMLSHPGANILLPRPCFPIYELCAAFRGLEVRHFDLLPEKGWEVDLDAIEVLADQNTVALVIINPGNPCGNVYSYQHLKEIAEMAEKHKILVIADEVYGHLAFGNNPFVPMGVFGSIVPVLTLGSLSKRWIVPGWRLGWFVTTDPSGMFRKPKVVDRIKKYFDILGGPATFIQAAVPCILEQTDEVFFKKTINILKQASEICCDRIKEIPCITCPHEPQGSMAVMMKLNLSLLEDISDDIDFCFKLAKEESVIILPGTAVGLKDWLRITFAADPASLEEALGRVKSFCQRHTKYIY; encoded by the exons ATGATAGACAGGAAAAGGTTGCCCATGGAGAACGTGAAGGAGAATGGAACCATGAAAAATTATGAAGTGGAGACACCCAAAAATATAACCATCAAAGGTATTCTAAGTTTGCTGATGCAAAGTATTGATGAGAAAGATGATAGGAGTGCGATTTCTCTTGGTATGGGTGACCCTTCTACTTATTCTTGCTTTCACACCACACCTATTGCTCAACAAGCTGTTGTTGATGCTCTTCAATCTGACAAGTTCAATGGTTATTCCCCTACTGTTGGCCTTCCTCAAACTAGAAG GGCAATTGCTGATTACCTATCTCGTGATCTTCCTTACAAGTTGTCATCTGATGATGTTTTCATCACATCTGGTTGCACACAAGCCATTGATGTTGCTTTGGCAATGCTTTCTCATCCGGGTGCGAACATCTTACTCCCAAGGCCATGCTTCCCCATTTATGAACTTTGCGCTGCGTTTAGGGGTCTTGAAGTTCGACACTTTGATCTTCTCCCGGAGAAAGGTTGGGAGGTTGATCTTGATGCAATTGAGGTTCTTGCAGATCAGAATACTGTCGCATTGGTTATCATAAACCCTGGGAATCCTTGTGGGAATGTATACTCTTATCAACATTTGAAAGAG attgcaGAGATGGCAGAAAAGCATAAAATTCTTGTTATTGCTGATGAAGTTTATGGACACCTTGCTTTTGGGAATAATCCATTTGTGCCAATGGGAGTTTTTGGATCCATTGTTCCTGTTCTTACCCTTGGTTCTCTATCAAAGAGATGGATAGTGCCTGGATGGCGACTTGGCTGGTTTGTGACGACTGATCCATCTGGCATGTTTAGAAAACCAAAG GTTGTTGATCGTATTAAGAAGTACTTCGACATTTTGGGAGGACCTGCAACCTTCATCCAG GCAGCAGTACCTTGCATTCTTGAGCAAACAGATGAAGTTTTTTTCAAGAAAACCATCAATATACTGAAGCAGGCATCAGAGATTTGTTGTGATAGGATAAAGGAGATCCCTTGCATCACTTGTCCGCACGAGCCTCAGGGATCTATGGCTGTTATG ATGAAACTGAATCTTTCACTATTGGAAGATATCTCTGATGATATTGATTTCTGCTTCAAATTGGCCAAAGAAGAATCTGTTATTATTCTTCCAG GAACTGCAGTGGGCCTAAAAGATTGGCTTCGTATAACTTTCGCTGCTGATCCAGCATCGCTTGAAGAAGCTTTAGGGAGGGTAAAATCTTTCTGTCAAAGGCACACCAAATATATATACTAA
- the LOC110642730 gene encoding D-amino-acid transaminase, chloroplastic: protein MEHKKSKEIAAWDVEKAGCKDFKVHVFSSSSELLEKLHEKWSSVKKQPYPAMYSSVFGGIILDPAMMVIPIDDHMVHRGHGVFDTAIIFDGYLYELDVHLDRLLRSASKAKISSPFPCSTVRNILIQMTAASKCKKGTIRFWLSAGPGDFLLSPAGCPTSSFYAVVIDDDFSQHKDGVKVITSTTPMKSSMFATMKNVNYLPNVLSIMEAEEKGAFASIWVDDEGYIAEGPNVNVAFITQDKELILPSFDKILSGCTALRLLQLAPKLVEQGRLTSVKTADLTVEEAKKAAEMMYVGSTLPVLPIVRWDEQPIGDGKVGELTMALSDLLWDDMVAGVGMQRVPVPYE, encoded by the exons ATGGAGCATAAAAAATCAA AAGAGATTGCTGCATGGGATGTTGAGAAAGCTGGCTGCAAAGACTTTAAAGTTCAcgtgttttcttcttcttcagag TTGCTTGAAAAGCTACATGAGAAATGGAGTTCAGTGAAAAAGCAACCATACCCAGCAATGTATTCCAGTGTGTTTGGTGGAATTATTCTTGATCCTGCAATGATGGTGATTCCTATAGATGATCACATGGTTCACCGTGGGCATGGCGTGTTTGATACAGCTATAATTTTTGATGG ATATCTATATGAGCTTGATGTCCATTTGGACCGCCTTCTACGATCAGCATCAAAAGCAAAAATATCCTCTCCCTTCCCTTGTTCAACAGTTCGAAACATTCTTATTCAAATGACTGCAGCGTCAAAATGCAAGAAAGGAACAATAAGATTCTGGCTCAGCGCAGGGCCTGGAGACTTCTTGCTTTCGCCTGCTGGATGCCCAACTTCTTCTTTCTATGCAGTAGTTATTGATGATGACTTCTCCCAGCACAAGGACGGGGTTAAGGTGATAACTTCCACTACTCCCATGAAGTCATCTATGTTTGCAACTATGAAGAATGTGAACTATCTCCCAAACGTCCTTTCGATAATGGAAGCCGAAGAGAAGGGAGCATTTGCTTCCATCTGGGTTGATGATGAAGGTTATATTGCTGAGGGTCCAAATGTGAATGTGGCCTTTATAACTCAAGATAAGGAGCTTATCTTGCCTTCATTTGACAAGATCCTTAGTGGTTGCACTGCATTAAGGCTTCTTCAACTAGCACCTAAATTGGTTGAGCAAGGGCGATTAACAAGTGTTAAAACAGCTGATCTTACTGTCGAGGAGGCTAAAAAGGCAGCTGAAATGATGTATGTTGGAAGCACACTTCCTGTCTTGCCAATTGTTAGGTGGGATGAGCAACCTATTGGAGACG GTAAGGTGGGAGAGTTGACAATGGCACTCTCTGATTTGCTTTGGGATGATATGGTTGCTGGCGTTGGTATGCAAAGAGTACCTGTTCCTTATGAGTAG
- the LOC110653228 gene encoding homeobox-leucine zipper protein ATHB-52: MDFFHTQRQSQQKRQPKHSDKRRLTEDQVRLLERTFTTNKKLEPELKLQLASQLGVPPRQVAIWYQNKRARWKTQSLELDYNTLQVKLENALADKRRLEKEVIQLRDELRKAQEMVFALSQGMVPSHPHHLHPALPLPPPLIVSCNSSCDEGGSSSLHEEVNGEVLQLDELYACLIGSGGGGSAWD, encoded by the coding sequence ATGGATTTCTTCCACACCCAAAGGCAAAGCCAACAAAAACGCCAACCAAAGCATAGCGACAAAAGGAGGCTAACAGAAGACCAAGTGAGGCTTCTAGAGAGAACATTCACCACCAACAAGAAGCTTGAGCCTGAGCTCAAGCTCCAACTAGCAAGCCAACTAGGTGTGCCTCCAAGACAAGTTGCCATTTGGTACCAAAACAAGAGAGCAAGATGGAAGACACAGAGCTTGGAGCTTGACTACAATACACTCCAAGTGAAGCTAGAAAACGCATTGGCTGACAAAAGGAGATTAGAGAAGGAAGTGATTCAGCTTAGAGACGAGCTAAGAAAGGCTCAAGAAATGGTGTTTGCTCTCAGCCAAGGGATGGTTCCTTCTCATCCTCATCATCTTCATCCTGCTCTTCCGCTTCCACCTCCTCTTATTGTTTCTTGCAACTCTTCTTGTGATGAAGGAGGTAGCTCTAGCTTGCATGAAGAAGTGAATGGTGaggttttgcaacttgatgagctCTATGCTTGTTTGATTGGCTCTGGTGGTGGTGGATCAGCGTGGGATTAG